A genomic stretch from Etheostoma cragini isolate CJK2018 chromosome 8, CSU_Ecrag_1.0, whole genome shotgun sequence includes:
- the si:ch211-272n13.3 gene encoding ankyrin repeat domain-containing protein 26 isoform X7, whose amino-acid sequence MKKIFSFTKKKKHPSGTPDNGSVLSVGYELKEKDLGKVHKAASVGDLAKLKQLAKKNDINQLDKENRTALHIACASGHVEVVQFLVESKAKLNLCDNQNRSALMKAVQCQHEHCVSILVENHADPNLVDINGNTALHLAANIPSISTTVLLLEHGADINAQNKEGFTPLTVSVREDHIDMAEFLLKEGASVNFMDQGQRSPLMIAAGNGQISMLRLLLRFDADITLKDTKGWSADDYAVMNGHHPCSLLIIEHSTQRKDGSPLSHQGQRKKKTKQLLGSPFQDVEAGFSLGGPATDKDEHGANEAGGDFEDNSQSESLSRVSKSAADEWASSEDENESVLIEKKPPKVNLRKMIASKMREASALSDRSLSGTESEPESENRVQTIASLPKASPSSKVPQRPVDPSPTSFLPKAPQMTSSPLPSSGKKEDSTQDEDDDNDQEEERDEETKEEDSVSDENDQPEDSGESLDATLPVPETDVSKDKKRDFLSELGLEKGEEEQDSWDSESHSENLNMTHKEKQSLHTQDQEEMATVEEEIKEIENDDNGDDKGGEHADEDDTIQKKTEKAKWKPLRVLSKLEGDNEQKTDLMEELGLGDVDDLEAQKADASDWDSASTTSKRTLPSRRMPSPGIEEFPECSSPSVKEQDEVIAPAAPLTPQRSINSNKTLPSTPHQPAPQPQPRARKMVLQKSESEEESDWEPDNVASTCNTAKIDNQLQNIAELQAVVTPGSPELSPMARDSKSNLEPVKQQQKEIDEAVDTCQLDLNPCPSDHVDSDGGEKDNDFVYERSPAERSKGGYVPWENRYEKLWVEVEKREVKSTFKNVAGELKEKFGELLKSRHSTEEEQATADFTATEEESSDEDEEGEVIVRPMARARNTVLLTIPEQRESGLEDSVTESTDNSLCENLIQVCEPLASESIMCPEPYLLPDDILEESLSPQLATAQKDSSLSPVTTTFTDNHTVPTLDGDLSTFLKDVAKLGPFHKPHLDPIWKDNNANGDEAEKNNRSSEEDPEELITSHPPSLSRRSASIQGVSDEELEEDMERFKLEVGRETTRTAMRVHKLSTSWDTGGTPLEEVSPGKPETRARAIYQEQQPVATKSTNGAPVQLHLPLQQSCNSNRQEGQAVEETLQLELVRGARRSGAPQTNTHVNGDPLSVFDDSTLSEVSDDEGRFPTSGKQKTENTEVEMAEDFDELTQSSDTATDDIDSPTSGYRHASLLIQKLDSATLDSRSMVKLQNIFHEYERSIQKARSRHGYLADKVSHLEMERAELKTSLEEVKDVKSALERNQLELQTEVTNLKFQLKQEQENSRNATMMYNTTRDKLRRMEEQHQLEVQERQKVELTLRNLELEMRTLVSNVKQLEEDHSESQRLLAQERSARTLQENLLNSHLRKQQEIEDENKRNMSKSNEALSQLTEASDRERELLQQTATLQEQLTSLRTDLEHLQANSSLKESHLLEENEALKEQLEDARRDLKLNSEALTQTVFNCNNQVTTLKSELAMTTTRLENERQTREALDAEVESTRTRLAGAIKEAELCRAANTDTERTLLREKDEHQRLKDRFTGEAASQREQVSSLSQKLAKAETRANSMENEVYRATLQLTEKGLLLEVLQREKDQAALRVKELEAALQAERELVSRAGARQEAVQERLAQTQSECMLLRQQLEEAQNKGVAKDHAVTDAQERFSDILSKLHSDSEERVHLVEERNKELASKAADLRDQIYKLEEEKSERETSVRQLQQELADSLKKLSMSEASLEVNTRYRNDLEEEKARLFKDLDRLKGKLEESEDQYMQAERRINSLKSCLEEREKQLTTAAQKQQEVLSASAAADTTIKQLEEAMQRLEIENARLEAAAKQQSNKIDALQKGAQESAMLSDRSPGGGVGIVDVRGHLEDLVTNLQSSKMTLEDQLSREVQKQSMLSHTAQDSQALWEEELKSRSKLGLRLAELEKEKGDLSTQMEIEKKKAKKIAEQKKAVDTRLDQEMKRNTELQKEMYRLRTVLKTAKKKLRDQDTGAAEFGFPMNSLREDTGRHSQAEGALARLKEKVDDLQMQLEKEGSRRSQLEKVNGDLKDQLSSLKSLSRSNEHLERGKRQLEEEVLDLRRRMEAVQMEQSQVEQYRHDAEERARQEIQQKLEQVNIFLQSQAASQEALDQIKAANETSLRSQLEQKIRELEGELGRARATHHDSLSQKESTRTELERYRQLYTEELRSRKSLTAKLERANSRLAEANSKLLNERSRSLITSSIANGSLGGPSLDLGSLGSPAQYGTTLGPLNRSLGLGFSLLSPVTEGQNSRVEDYLAKMQTELDRNISKELNNATAELDSASARMSPVGSASRVELDPVSRATQQYLEVLKKNNMI is encoded by the exons ATGAAGAAGATATTCAGCTTTactaagaaaaagaaacacccATCTGGTACTCCTGACAATGGGAGTGTGCTTTCTGTTGGCTATGAACTGAAAGAAAAGGACCTCGGGAAGGTTCACAAGGCTGCCTCAGTGGGAGATTTGGCAAAGCTGAAACAGCTTGCTAAAAAGAATGATATCAATCAACTTGACAAGGAGAACAG AACAGCACTTCATATTGCCTGTGCCAGTGGACATGTTGAGGTGGTGCAATTCCTTGTTGAGAGCAAAGCCAAGCTTAACCTATGTGACAATCAAAATAGATCTGCCTTAATGAAG GCAGTGCAATGCCAGCATGAGCACTGTGTGAGCATACTGGTGGAGAATCATGCCGACCCTAACCTGGTGGATATCAATGGCAATACAGCCCTACATTTAGCAGCAAATATCCCTTCCATTTCCACTACTGTCCTGTTGCTGGAGCATGGGGCTGACATCAATGCTCAAAATAAG GAGGGATTCACACCCCTGACTGTGTCAGTCCGTGAGGACCATATTGACATGGCTGAATTTCTCCTAAAGGAGGGTGCTAGTGTGAATTTTATGGACCAAGGCCAAAG GTCCCCGTTAATGATAGCTGCTGGAAACGGACAAATCAGTATGTTGCGGCTGCTCTTGCGGTTTGACGCGGATATCACACTAAAGGATACCAAAGGATGGTCAGCTGATGACTACGCAGTGATGAATGGGCATCATCC TTGTTCTCTCCTGATAATTGAGCACAGTACCCAGAGGAAAGATGGCTCCCCCCTATCACATCAAGgtcagaggaaaaagaagacaaaacagCTGTTGGGCAGTCCTTTCCAAGATGTTGAAGCTGGCTTCTCTTTGGGAGGACCAGCCACTGACAAAGATG AGCATGGAGCAAATGAAGCAGGGGGAG ATTTTGAAGACAATTCTCAGTCGGAGTCACTAAGTCG GGTTTCAAAAAGTGCTGCAGATGAATGGGCTTCATCAGAAGATGAAAATGAATCAGTTTTAATTGAAAAG AAACCACCGAAGGTAAACCTACGGAAAATGATTGCATCTAAAATGAGAGAAG CTTCTGCACTGTCTGACAGATCCTTGAGTGGTACAGAATCTGAGCCAGAGAGTGAGAATAGAGTCCAGACAATTGCATCCCTCCCAAAGGCTTCACCATCCAGCAAAGTTCCACAGCGCCCAGTAGATCCCTCTCccacttccttccttcctaaAGCACCCCAGATGACTTCTAGCCCTCTTCCAAGCTCCGGAAAG AAAGAAGATTCCACtcaggatgaggatgatgataatgaccaagaggaggagagggatgaggagacaaaagaagaagacagcGTCTCGGATGAAAATGATCAACCTGAAGATAGTGGAGAGTCCCTAGACGCCACCTTACCTGTTCCTGAGACAGATGTCTCTAAAGATAAGAAAAGAG ATTTCCTGTCTGAGCTGGGTCttgagaagggagaggaggagcaggatTCTTGGGACTCTGAG tccCACTCTGAAAACCTCAATATGACACATAAAGAGAAACAAAGCTTGCACACTCAGGATCAAGAAGAGATGGCCACTGTTGAAGAAGAGATTAAAGAAA TTGAAAACGACGACAATGGTGATGATAAAGGAGGCGAACATGCTGATGAAGATGATACTATACAGAAAAAG ACTGAGAAGGCAAAATGGAAACCACTTCGTGTTTTGAGCAAACTTGAAGGAGATAACGAACAAAAGACCG ACTTAATGGAAGAGCTGGGTCTGGGTGATGTTGATGATCTTGAAG CCCAAAAAGCAG ATGCATCAGACTGGGACTCAGCCAGCACTACCAGTAAGAGAACCTTGCCCAGCCGCAGAATGCCCTCCCCTGGAATTgaggagttcccagaatgctccTCTCCATCTGTCAAAGAGCAGGATGAAGTCATTGCTCCAGCAGCCCCCCTGACACCTCAGAGGAGCATTAACTCCAACAAGACATTGCCCAGCACACCCCATCAACCTGCGCCGCAACCACAGCCTCGAGCAAGGAAGATGGTGCTTCAGAAATCAGAGAGTGAAGAAG AATCAGATTGGGAACCAGACAATGTGGCGTCCACTTGCAACACAGCCAAGATTGACAATCAGCTGCAAAACATAGCTGAGCTTCAGGCAGTGGTTACACCAG GTTCCCCTGAGCTCTCACCAATGGCAAGAGACAGTAAAAGTAATCTAGAGCCTGTAAAGCAGCAACAAAAG GAGATAGATGAGGCAGTAGATACATGCCAGTTAGATCTGAACCCATGTCCATCTGACCATGTGGACTCTGACGGTGGAGAAAAGGATAATGACTTTGTATATGAGCGCAGTCCTGCAGAAAGAAGTAAAGGGGGTTATGTACCGTGGGAGAATCGCTACGAGAAGCTCTGGGTTGAGGTGGAGAAAAGGGAGGTCAAATCCACTTTCAAGAATGTTGCTGGTGAATTAAAAGAGAAGTTTGGAGAACTGCTCAAATCAAGACATTCTACAGAAGAAGAACAGGCCACGGCTGACTTTACTGCTACAGAAGAAGAGTcaagtgatgaagatgaagaagggGAAGTCATTGTGCGCCCCATGGCCAGAGCGAGGAATACCGTCCTTCTCACTATACCTGAGCAGAGGGAGTCTGGACTAGAAGACTCTGTGACGGAGTCAACTGACAACTCCTTATGCGAGAACTTGATACAGGTCTGTGAGCCCCTGGCTAGTGAGAGCATCATGTGTCCAGAGCCATATCTACTACCTGATGATATTTTGGAGGAGTCTCTTTCACCTCAACTCGCCACAGCACAAAAAGACAGCAGCTTATCACCTGTTACCACAACATTTACTGATAATCACACCGTACCCACGTTGGATGGAGACCTGAGCACATTCTTAAAAGATGTGGCCAAACTAGGGCCATTCCACAAACCACATCTGGACCCCATCTGGAaggacaacaatgctaatggtGATGAagctgagaaaaacaacaggagCTCAGAAGAGGATCCTGAAGAACTTATCACGTCTCATCCCCCCTCACTAAGCAGACGTTCAGCATCTATCCAAGGTGTTTCTGATGAGGAGCTGGAAGAAGACATGGAAAGATTTAAACTTGAG GTTGGCAGGGAGACAACAAGGACTGCTATGCGAGTGCACAAATTAAGTACTTCCTGGGATACTGGTGGAACACCATTGGAAGAAGTGAGTCCTGGGAAACCTGAGACCAGAGCAAGAGCAATTTACCAGGAACAGCAACCTGTGGCCACCAAGAG CACCAACGGGGCACCAGTGCAATTGCATCTCCCACTCCAGCAGAGCTGCAATAGCAACAGACAGGAGGGCCAAGCTGTAGAGGAGACCTTACAGCTGGAGCTGGTCAGAGGGGCCCGGCGCAGCGGAGCCCCTCAGACCAACACTCATGTCAATGGAgatcctctctctgtgtttgatGATAGCACTTTAAGTGAAGTGTCGGACGATGAAGGAAG GTTTCCAACCAGTGGGAAACAGAAAACTGAG AACACTGAAGTTGAGATGGCAGAAGACTTTGATGAACTCACTCAGTCATCCGACACAGCCACAGATGACATTGACTCTCCCACTTCAGGCTATCGTCACGCATCCCTCCTCATTCAGAAGCTGGACTCAGCCACTTTGG ACTCGAGAAGCATGGTGAAACTGCAGAACATTTTCCATGAATATGAGCGCTCCATCCAAAAGGCAAGGAGTCGCCATGGGTACCTGGCAGACAAGGTGAGCCAtttggagatggagagggcGGAGTTGAAGACTTCTTTGGAGGAAGTTAAAGATGTTAAATCTGCCTTGGAGCGCAACCAGCTGGAACTGCAGACTGAAGTCACAAACCTCAA ATTTCAGCTGAAACAAGAGCAGGAAAATAGCCGCAATGCCACCATGATGTACAACACAACCCGAGATAAGCTCAGGAGGATGGAGGAGCAGCATCAGCTGGAGGTTCAGGAGAGACAAAAGGTGGAGCTCACCCTCAGGAATCTGGAGCTGGAGATGAGAACACTGGTCAGCAACGTTAAACAG CTTGAAGAGGACCACAGTGAAAGCCAGAGACTGCTGGCCCAGGAGCGCAGTGCTCGGACGCTGCAGGAGAATCTGCTCAACAGCCATCTCCGTAAACAGCAAGAGATAGAGGACGAGAACAAAAGAAACATGAGCAAAAGCAATGAG GCTTTGTCCCAGCTCACTGAAGCCAGTGACAGGGAGAGGGAGTTGCTCCAGCAGACTGCTACCTTGCAGGAGCAACTGACCAGCCTGAGAACAGACCTTGAACATTTGCAGGCCAACAGCAGTCTTAAAGAGAGCCATCTTTTGGAAGAGAACGAGGCCCTCAAGGAACAGCTAGAAGACGCTCGTCGAGATCTCAAACTCAACAGTGAAGCCCTGACCCAAACTGTCTTCAACTGCAATAACCAGGTGACCACCCTGAAGTCTGAGTTAGCTATGACAACAACCCGGTTGGAAAATGAGCGGCAGACTCGCGAAGCACTGGATGCAGAGGTGGAGTCCACTCGTACCCGCCTGGCTGGAGCCATTAAGGAAGCCGAGCTTTGCCGGGCAgctaacacagacacagagagaactCTGCTCCGGGAGAAAGATGAACACCAGCGTCTTAAAGACAGATTCACAG gtgAAGCAGCCAGTCAACGCGAGCAAGTCAGCAGCCTGTCACAGAAGCTTGCCAAGGCAGAGACTCGTGCAAACAGCATGGAAAATGAAGTTTATAGGGCGACACTTCAGTTGACGGAGAAGGGCCTGCTGCTGGAGgtcctgcagagagagaaggacCAGGCAGCTTTACGCGTCAAAGAGTTAGAAGCGGCTCTGCAGGCCGAGAGAGAGCTGGTCAGCCGTGCCGGAGCACGCCAAGAGGCCGTGCAGGAGCGACTTGCCCAAACCCAGAGTGAGTGCATGCTACTGCGGCAACAGCTAGAGGAGGCCCAAAACAAAGGTGTTGCAAAGGATCATGCTGTTACAGATGCCCAAGAGCGCTTCAGTGACATTCTGTCCAAGCTGCACTCTGACAGCGAAGAGAGAGTACATCTAGTGgaggagagaaataaagagctTGCCAGTAAGGCTGCTGATCTTCGAGATCAGATCTACAAGTTAGAGGAAGAGAAGAGCGAAAGAGAG ACAAGTGTAaggcagctgcagcaggagctAGCCGACTCACTCAAGAAGCTGTCAATGAGTGAAGCTTCTCTGGAGGTCAACACACGCTATCGCAATGACCTGGAAGAGGAGAAGGCTCGGCTCTTTAAAGACTTGGACAGGCTCAAAGGAAAG CTGGAGGAAAGCGAAGACCAGTATATGCAAGCTGAGAGACGTATTAACAGTCTAAAGAGCTGTCTGGAGGAAAGGGAGAAGCAACTCACCACTGCTGCTCAGAAACAGCAGGAGGTGCTGTCCGCCTCAGCAGCTGCTGACACCACCATCAAACAGCTGGAGGAAGCTATGCAAAG GCTCGAGATAGAGAACGCCCGGCTAGAAGCTGCTGCAAAGCAACAATCCAACAAAATTGATGCACTTCAGAAAGGGGCTCAGGAATCTGCCATG CTATCTGATCGCTCGCCTGGAGGAGGGGTTGGTATTGTGGAT GTCAGAGGTCATCTGGAGGACTTGGTCACAAACCTCCAAAGCAGTAAGATGACTTTGGAAGACCAACTCAGTCGAGAG GTCCAGAAGCAAAGCATGCTGTCTCACACAGCCCAGGACTCGCAGGCCTTGTGGGAGGAGGAACTGAAGAGCCGCTCTAAGTTAGGATTGCGCCTGGCAGAgcttgaaaaggaaaaaggagacCTGAGCACCCAG ATGgaaatagaaaagaagaaagccaAGAAAATAGCAGAGCAGAAAAAGGCTGTGGACACCCGGCTGGATCaagagatgaagagaaacacagagctccaaaaagaaatgtacag GTTGCGTACTGTATTGAAGACTGCAAAGAAGAAATTGCGGGATCAGGACACTGGTGCAGCAGAATTCGGCTTTCCCATGAACAGTCTACGGGAGgacacaggcagacacagcCAAGCAGAGGGTGCCCTTGCACGATTGAAAGAAAAG GTCGATGATCTACAGATGCAACTGGAGAAGGAAGGGTCCCGTCGCAGCCAGCTAGAGAAGGTGAACGGAGACCTTAAGGATCAGCTGTCTTCCCTAAAGAGCTTGAGCCGCAGTAACGAGCACCTGGAGAGGGGAAAGAGGCAGCTTGAGGAGGAAGTGCTGGACCTGAGACGCCGAATGGAGGCTGTTCAGATGGAGCAGAGCCAGGTGGAACAGTACCGCCATGATGCAGAGGAGCGGGCCCGTCAGGAGATTCAACAGAAACTGGAGCAGGTCAACATCTTCCTGCAG TCGCAGGCAGCATCCCAGGAAGCATTAGATCAGATTAAAGCGGCCAATGAGACCAGCCTGCGTTCTCAGCTGGAGCAGAAGATCCGGGAGCTGGAGGGTGAACTGGGCCGGGCCCGCGCCACCCATCATGACAGCCTCAGTCAAAAAGAATCCACACGCACGGAGCTAGAGAGATACCGCCAGCTCTACACAGAGGAGCTGCGCAGCCGCAAGTCCCTGACTGCCAAACTAGAGAG GGCCAACAGTCGTCTAGCGGAAGCCAATTCTAAGTTGCTCAATGAGCGCAGCAGGTCTCTGATCACCAGCAGCATCGCAAACGGTAGCCTTGGAGGGCCCTCGCTGGACCTGGGCTCTTTGGGTTCCCCAGCACAATATGGGACCACACTGGGACCCCTCAACAGGAGCCTAGGCCTGGGATTCTCCCTCCTCAGCCCTGTTACTGAGGGGCAGAACAGCCGGGTGGAGGACTACCTTGCCAAG